In one Balaenoptera musculus isolate JJ_BM4_2016_0621 chromosome 20, mBalMus1.pri.v3, whole genome shotgun sequence genomic region, the following are encoded:
- the ALOX15 gene encoding polyunsaturated fatty acid lipoxygenase ALOX15 encodes MDLYRVRVSTGSSLCAGSNNKVQLWLVGQHGEAALGWRLRPMKGKEEEFEVDVPEYLGPLLFVKLSKWHLLQDDAWFCNWISVQGPGASGDEFRFPCYRWLEGKGILSLPEGTGRTVVDDPQGLFKKHREEELEERRKLYRWGNWKEGLILNMAGAKIRDLPTDERFLEDKRIEFEASLAKGLADVAIKDSLNILSSWNSLDDFNRIFWGGQSKLAEQVRDSWKEDALFGYQFLNGSNPMLLRRSNHLPARLEFPPGMEELQAQLEKELQGGTLFEADFSLLDGIKANVILCSQQYLAAPLVMLKLQPDGKLLPMVIQLQLPCKGSPPPLLFLPTDPPMAWLLAKCWVRSSDFQLHELQSHLLRGHLMAEVIAVATMRCLPSIHPMFKLLIPHMRYTMEINLRARTGLVADLGIFDQVVSTGGGGHVELLKRAGAFLTYSSFCPPDDLAERGLLGVKSSFYAQDALRLWEIISRYVEGIVSLHYKTDESVKEDLELQAWCREITEIGLLGAQDRGFPIALQSKDQLCHFVTMCIFTYTGQHSSNHLGQLDWYAWVPNAPCTMRLPPPTTKDVTLETVMATLPNFHQASLQMSITWQLGRHQSIMVALGQHEEEYFSGPEPKAVLKKFREELAALEKDIEIRNAKLDLPYEYLRPSLVENSVAI; translated from the exons ATGGATCTCTACCGCGTCCGCGTGTCCACCGGGTCCTCGCTCTGCGCGGGTTCCAACAACAAGGTGCAGCTGTGGCTGGTCGGCCAGCACGGGGAAGCGGCGCTCGGGTGGCGCCTGCGGCCGATGAAGGGCAAG GAGGAGGAATTCGAGGTGGACGTGCCAGAGTACCTGGGGCCGCTGCTATTCGTGAAGCTGAGCAAATGGCACCTCCTTCAGGATGACGCGTGGTTCTGCAACTGGATCTCCGTGCAGGGCCCCGGGGCCAGTGGGGACGAGTTCAGGTTCCCATGCTACCGCTGGCTGGAGGGCAAAGGCATCCTGAGCCTACCCGAGGGCACTG GTCGCACAGTGGTTGACGACCCTCAAGGCCTGTTCAAGAAACACAGGGAAGAGGagctggaagagagaaggaagctgTACCG GTGGGGTAACTGGAAGGAGGGGTTAATCCTGAATATGGCCGGAGCCAAAATACGTGACCTCCCCACAGATGAGAGATTTCTGGAGGACAAAAGAATTGAATTTGAGGCTTCACTGGCCAAGGG GCTGGCAGACGTAGCCATCAAAGACTCTTTAAATATTCTGAGCAGCTGGAACAGTCTGGATGACTTCAACAGGATTTTCTGGGGTGGCCAGAGCAAGTTGGCTG AGCAGGTGCGGGACTCCTGGAAGGAGGATGCCTTATTTGGGTACCAGTTTCTCAATGGCTCCAACCCCATGTTGCTGAGACGCTCCAATCACCTTCCTGCCCGCCTAGAGTTTCCTCCAGGGATGGAGGAGCTGCAGGCCCAGCTGGAGAAGGAGCTCCAG GGAGGCACACTGTTTGAAGCTGACTTCTCCTTGCTGGATGGGATCAAGGCCAACGTCATCCTGTGTAGCCAGCAGTACCTGGCTGCTCCTCTGGTTATGCTGAAACTGCAGCCTGATGGGAAACTCTTACCCATGGTCATCCAG CTCCAACTGCCATGCAAGGGGTCTCCCCCACCACTGCTTTTCCTGCCCACGGATCCCCCGATGGCCTGGCTCCTGGCCAAATGCTGGGTCCGCAGCTCTGACTTCCAGCTTCATGAGCTGCAGTCTCATCTCCTAAGGGGACACTTGATGGCTGAGGTCATTGCTGTGGCCACCATGAGGTGCCTTCCATCGATACATCCTATGTTCAAG CTTCTCATTCCACACATGCGATACACCATGGAAATTAACCTCAGAGCCAGGACTGGGCTGGTGGCTGATTTGGGAATTTTCGACCAG GTGGTGAGCACGGGTGGGGGCGGCCACGTGGAGCTGCTCAAGAGAGCAGGAGCCTTTCTAACCTATAGCTCCTTCTGCCCCCCTGATGACCTGGCTGAGCGGGGGCTCTTGGGAGTCAAGTCTTCTTTCTATGCGCAAGATGCCCTTCGGCTCTGGGAAATCATCTCTCG CTACGTGGAGGGCATTGTGAGTCTCCACTATAAGACGGACGAGTCTGTGAAAGAGGATCTTGAGCTGCAGGCCTGGTGTCGAGAGATCACTGAGATTGGGCTGCTAGGGGCCCAGGACCGAG GGTTTCCCATCGCCCTACAGTCCAAggaccagctctgccactttgtGACCATGTGCATCTTCACCTACACTGGCCAGCACAGCTCTAACCACCTGGGCCAG CTCGACTGGTACGCTTGGGTCCCTAACGCACCCTGCACGATGCGGCTGCCCCCGCCAACCACCAAGGATGTGACACTGGAGACAGTGATGGCAACACTGCCCAACTTTCATCAGGCTTCTCTCCAGATGTCCATCACTTGGCAACTGGGCAGACACCAGTCCATCATG GTGGCTCTGGGTCAACATGAGGAGGAGTATTTTTCGGGCCCTGAGCCCAAGGCTGTGCTGAAGAAGTTCAGGGAGGAGCTGGCTGCCCTGGAAAAAGACATTGAGATCCGGAATGCCAAGCTGGACTTGCCCTACGAATACCTGCGGCCCAGCCtggtggaaaacagtgtggccaTATGA